Proteins encoded together in one Juglans regia cultivar Chandler chromosome 9, Walnut 2.0, whole genome shotgun sequence window:
- the LOC108986344 gene encoding DNA-directed RNA polymerase V subunit 7, with protein sequence MFLKVQLPWNVIIPAENLDAKGLLLQRSIIIRLLEDFAARKATKDLGYYLAVTTLESIGEGRVRQQTGDVMFPVVFSGITFKLYRGEILEGVVHKVLKHGVFLRCGPVENIYLSHLKMPGYSYMPGENPMFNDKVSRIEKDIVVRFIVIGTKWLEAEREFQALVSLEGHYLGPVS encoded by the coding sequence atgtttCTCAAGGTACAGTTGCCTTGGAATGTCATAATCCCTGCCGAAAACTTGGATGCGAAAGGATTGCTGCTCCAACGGTCAATTATTATTCGCCTGTTGGAGGACTTTGCTGCTAGAAAGGCCACTAAGGATCTTGGATATTATCTTGCAGTCACGACTCTGGAGAGCATAGGAGAGGGGAGAGTTAGACAGCAAACGGGAGATGTAATGTTTCCAGTTGTTTTTAGTGGAATCACCTTCAAGCTTTACAGAGGAGAGATTTTAGAAGGGGTTGTCCACAAGGTGCTGAAGCATGGGGTCTTCTTGAGGTGTGGACCGgtggaaaatatatatctctctcatCTGAAAATGCCAGGTTACAGTTATATGCCTGGGGAGAATCCAATGTTCAATGACAAGGTTTCGAGGATTGAAAAAGACATCGTGGTTCGTTTCATTGTTATTGGGACAAAATGGCTGGAGGCGGAAAGGGAATTTCAAGCATTGGTCAGTTTGGAGGGACATTATCTGGGACCAGTTTCGTAG